In the genome of Tautonia rosea, the window GAAGCAGGGCGATCCGTCCCAGCCTCCGCAATCGGAGCATGAGGAACACGTCTTCCATCAGAGGGAGTTCCGGGAATCCGCCGACCCGATCGAACGCCCATCGAGGGACGAACATCCCCTGGTCGCCGTAGGGCACGCCCAGGACCCCCGCACGCAGGTGTGCCGCCGCGTCGATGGCGCGGAAGGCCCATTCCGAAGCATCGACCCGCATCCGGAAGCAGCCGCCTGGAACCTTCGGACACCGAGCGACAAACCGCTTCAATACGTCGATCGCTCCGGTTTCCAGGCGGCAATCGGCATGAAGAAACAGCAAGACGTCTCCCGACGCCTCCGAGGCTCCTCTGTTCTGCTGAACTCCTCGACCCCTTGGAGCGGCCACGACCCGAGCCCCAGCCCGATTCGCCAGCTCAGCCGTTCCGTCAGGGCTCCCGGCATCGGCCACGATCACCTCATCGACCGATTGGCCGGCGAGATGATCGAGGCACGATCCGATCGTCGAGGTCTCGTTAAGCGTCGGAATGACAACCGAGACACGCGGCAGCATGGCCATCAACGCTGCAGGTCGTAGAGGTCCCGGGGAGAGTCGTGCAGGATCTGCTGGAGCAATGCCGGTAGATCCTCCTCTCGGGCAAAGCCGGACTTGACCTGATGAGCCAGGGCCGAGGCAATCGCCCGTTTGATGACCTGCAACTTGCCGTACGCCCACTCAACCGAATATGAGTCGCTCAGGTAAGCGCAGAACTTGGTCATCGGCACGACCTGCGACCGCAACGCGAACTGTCGCTCGATCAAGGACGGAAAGAAGGTGTGCCACCAGTAGCCCGACGTGTACACGTTCGGAAACTGCCGGGCGAGCACGGCGATCTCCTGCGAGAGCACGTCAGACGCCATCATGATGTCGAACCGCGCGGTGCCGAAGTGGTGGAAGGTCCGGGCCATCTCGCTCGTCCAGTTCGGCTGAAACCGCGGGATACTTTTCCCGTCACAGATGAAATATTCGGCACCCACGGCAATTTGCACGGCCTTCTGGTGCTCGTGGTGCCATTCCAGAATTGCCCAGGTCACGGCATCGACCAGGGTGTCAACATCGGCTTCCGTCTGATCATTCGTCGGCTCAATGCGAGAGAGGATGGCGTCAACCGTGGCCGGATCAGGCCGCCGAAAGCGTTGCTCGATGGGAATGAATGTGTTGGTGAACCGGACCGGGCCGGTCACAGTCCGATCGAGCCAATCCTTGACCGATCGCGACAGCTCCGCCGAGGAACCTGGCTGTACACCGAGAACCTGACACAGCGCCTCGAAATAGTCGAGTTTCCGGGTTCTGCCCGTGAAGTACGGGTCGAGGTCGGTGGCCACGCCAGGACAGAACAGGTA includes:
- a CDS encoding TIGR04283 family arsenosugar biosynthesis glycosyltransferase — encoded protein: MAMLPRVSVVIPTLNETSTIGSCLDHLAGQSVDEVIVADAGSPDGTAELANRAGARVVAAPRGRGVQQNRGASEASGDVLLFLHADCRLETGAIDVLKRFVARCPKVPGGCFRMRVDASEWAFRAIDAAAHLRAGVLGVPYGDQGMFVPRWAFDRVGGFPELPLMEDVFLMLRLRRLGRIALLPRSIQVSPRRWRNQGILAQSVRNWALTAGAAAGISTRTLARFYPVVR